A window of the Proteus terrae subsp. cibarius genome harbors these coding sequences:
- a CDS encoding DNA repair ATPase produces MSEILDTNREQEILDSAVAQGGAYEILRKRLTEQGQQLHQKATELNQHRLNEFGQSQMDIIGRIRIRTENNCQARDIVRVGEWLLFGYNVFLGLKREIHLEDVFSLYRLIENEGEFDVEAVPYENTFLNDNRFIQDFTELYTYYKNTQLLQLVERDGKLLASFQIGARITDVRVFRWSISSDKQRIEYIDNRGERDIALPPAYDFEWTKTQREDTVNGRFPHINILDTVFVETTGGDLTVKCENNTEDGLGIYREAVLDKNQSLDDAQIEYAQTGSLILLKILPYREENWRYLVYNILTQTVQRIDAIGQACVQLPEDHGIIFPGGYYLQNGEYKTFDQPMEGMYFRRLRRSPNGEDVLYVFYSPSQGRLALFNYNMIERKLAVPLVGHGYAMLEDGKMVLFEGEGEEATRVHPMQVWQTPFYSEEFADKQPPRNGFYGRIGNADLVRGISEILHVAKEIEGNQVSIARYEQLSSQPKNLLDLYYWFNDEHCLGIGKLLKDIAQTSELVLDEYEKVESIRQQSAKSMLEAVNRQKSLLALTLPDSWTDIQQFVDSLNSLNAHRGHLISLREFRYMDLTKLNAMETEITETQQRVSQATALFLASDKALQPFKTQLVAFENLIEKAQNSAQLDIPMNDMEKMSADLDMLSNLMASLTFQDVTQQTHIIDAISQIYAQLNQSRARLQQKRKSQSSVESVAQFGAQFRLFSQGITNALSLATDPERCDDQLSRLLLQLEELESQFSHHDEFLDDILAKREELVETFESHKQVLLDDRQRRSQSLLTAANRLLENLQRRTSRLQSQDELNAFFASDPLSLKTREIIEKLREINDNVKADDIDARLKSSRDQAIRILRDKTDIFEDGGNVIKLGPRHRFSVNTQELDLTILPKEDKLWLYLTGTDYQEPIENAELAQLQPYWNASLESESDTVYRAEYLAYSIIYAAAKRQDGLDYETLKEALPIPEKLEKLVRDFATPRYKEGYEKGIHDHDAIAILKKLIPIGESADLLRYNPTARAVAALFWETKQNEQYPALWPERARTALNIQQLFHTDDALTDLQAEIEADIRLFLHDNPIECEHYIPIQASEYLSFALARTPIELVYSKYAKELVIALQSRLEEAHMWIDFNRSQQNLGTRYAQRWALIQNWLQGLCSLPDYADLTPYIPGAIAIIILDKVASARYSEADLYFTVTGLLGSHPTIENQALSLSLDDYFSRMRGQRKNFIPAFRQYLTLRQKIVSDERERLKLHEFKAKPLSSFVRNKLINDVYLPIIGDNMAKQIGALGEGKRTDLMGLLLMISPPGYGKTTLMEYAAARLGLIFMKINGPALGHNVLSLDPEQAPNATARQELEKLNLALEMGNNVMLYVDDIQHTHPEFLQKFISLCDGTRRIEGVWKGKTKTYDMRGKKFCVVMAGNPYTESGEVFRIPDMLANRADIYNLGEVLGGMDEAFALSYIENSLTSNAVLAPLALRDLNDLYVLVDKAMGRSVSTNTLSYPYSDAEINEIVMVLKHLITLRNVILKVNQQYIASAAQSDKYRTEPAFRLQGSYRNMNKLSEKVSAVMNDEEIERLLDDHYLGEAQLLTTGAEENLLKLAELRGKLTAKDTIRWAQIKKDFMRNKALGGDNADIGDRVVSQLANLVESVQGLR; encoded by the coding sequence TGGATTAAAACGTGAAATACATCTTGAAGATGTTTTTTCGCTTTATCGTTTAATTGAAAATGAGGGCGAATTTGATGTTGAAGCCGTACCTTATGAAAATACGTTCTTAAACGATAATCGCTTTATTCAAGATTTTACTGAGCTCTATACTTACTATAAAAATACGCAACTATTACAGCTAGTTGAGCGTGACGGAAAGTTACTCGCCAGTTTCCAGATTGGTGCCCGTATTACTGATGTGCGTGTTTTTCGTTGGTCAATTTCAAGTGATAAGCAGCGTATTGAATATATTGATAATCGTGGTGAGCGAGATATCGCTCTTCCCCCTGCTTATGATTTTGAATGGACGAAAACCCAACGTGAAGATACGGTTAATGGTCGTTTTCCTCATATCAATATTCTTGATACCGTTTTTGTCGAAACAACCGGTGGCGATCTAACAGTCAAATGTGAAAATAATACAGAAGACGGTTTAGGTATTTATCGTGAAGCCGTATTAGATAAAAACCAATCTCTTGATGATGCACAAATTGAATATGCTCAAACAGGCAGTTTAATTCTATTAAAAATCTTACCGTATCGAGAAGAAAATTGGCGTTATTTGGTCTACAACATTTTGACGCAAACTGTCCAACGCATTGATGCAATTGGGCAAGCTTGTGTTCAACTACCTGAAGATCATGGCATTATTTTCCCTGGCGGTTATTACCTGCAAAATGGTGAATACAAAACCTTTGATCAACCTATGGAAGGTATGTATTTCCGCCGCCTACGCCGTTCACCTAATGGTGAAGACGTGTTATATGTTTTCTACTCGCCTTCACAAGGTCGCCTTGCGCTTTTCAATTACAATATGATTGAACGCAAACTTGCTGTGCCTCTAGTTGGCCACGGCTATGCGATGTTAGAAGACGGAAAAATGGTACTCTTTGAAGGTGAAGGCGAAGAGGCAACACGTGTTCATCCAATGCAAGTTTGGCAAACTCCCTTCTATTCTGAAGAATTTGCCGATAAACAACCGCCTCGTAATGGTTTCTATGGACGCATTGGTAATGCCGATTTAGTACGAGGGATCTCTGAAATATTGCATGTCGCAAAAGAAATTGAAGGTAATCAAGTTTCTATTGCTCGTTATGAGCAACTCAGTTCACAACCTAAAAATTTATTAGATCTCTATTATTGGTTTAATGATGAACACTGTTTAGGTATTGGAAAGCTCCTCAAAGATATCGCTCAAACCAGCGAGTTAGTCCTTGATGAATATGAAAAAGTAGAAAGTATTCGTCAGCAATCTGCGAAATCCATGCTTGAAGCGGTTAATCGCCAAAAATCACTACTCGCCTTAACACTGCCTGATAGTTGGACTGATATACAACAATTTGTTGATAGTTTAAATTCACTGAATGCTCATCGAGGGCATCTGATTTCATTACGTGAATTCCGTTATATGGATTTAACCAAGCTCAACGCGATGGAAACGGAAATTACGGAAACTCAGCAACGCGTTTCTCAAGCTACAGCGCTTTTTCTTGCCAGTGATAAAGCATTACAACCGTTTAAAACTCAGCTTGTTGCCTTTGAAAATCTCATTGAAAAAGCACAAAACAGCGCACAGTTAGATATCCCGATGAATGACATGGAAAAAATGTCTGCTGATTTGGATATGCTTTCTAATTTAATGGCATCTTTAACATTCCAAGATGTCACTCAACAAACGCATATTATTGATGCGATTTCACAGATCTATGCTCAACTAAACCAATCCCGCGCTCGACTACAACAAAAACGCAAATCACAAAGTAGTGTCGAAAGCGTGGCCCAATTTGGTGCACAATTTCGCTTGTTTAGCCAAGGGATCACCAATGCATTATCCCTTGCAACCGATCCTGAGCGTTGTGATGATCAACTTTCTCGCTTATTGCTTCAATTAGAAGAGCTGGAAAGCCAATTTAGTCATCATGATGAATTTCTTGATGATATTCTCGCTAAACGTGAAGAGTTAGTTGAAACCTTTGAATCTCACAAACAAGTACTGCTTGATGATCGTCAACGTCGATCACAAAGCCTGCTTACTGCGGCAAACCGCTTGCTGGAAAATCTGCAACGCCGAACCTCTCGTTTGCAATCACAAGATGAGTTAAATGCATTCTTTGCATCCGATCCACTATCATTAAAAACACGGGAAATCATTGAAAAACTAAGAGAAATCAATGATAACGTCAAAGCTGATGATATTGATGCGCGTCTAAAATCCTCTCGTGATCAAGCCATTCGTATTCTGCGAGATAAAACTGATATTTTTGAAGACGGCGGCAATGTCATTAAATTAGGGCCTCGCCATCGTTTTAGTGTTAATACGCAAGAGCTTGATCTCACTATCTTACCTAAAGAAGATAAACTCTGGTTATACCTAACAGGAACGGATTACCAAGAGCCGATTGAAAATGCAGAACTTGCCCAATTACAGCCTTATTGGAATGCTTCACTTGAGTCAGAATCGGATACGGTTTATCGCGCAGAATACCTTGCTTACTCGATTATTTATGCGGCAGCAAAACGTCAAGATGGTCTTGATTACGAAACGCTAAAAGAAGCACTCCCTATTCCAGAAAAGCTGGAAAAGCTTGTGCGTGATTTCGCAACGCCACGTTATAAAGAAGGTTATGAAAAAGGGATCCACGATCACGATGCGATCGCTATATTGAAAAAGCTGATCCCAATAGGTGAAAGTGCCGATCTTCTACGTTATAACCCCACTGCACGCGCAGTAGCCGCACTATTTTGGGAAACCAAACAAAATGAGCAATACCCTGCCCTGTGGCCTGAACGTGCAAGAACAGCACTGAATATTCAACAATTATTCCATACAGATGACGCATTAACCGACCTACAAGCCGAAATTGAAGCGGATATACGCCTATTCCTTCATGATAATCCGATTGAGTGCGAACACTATATTCCGATACAAGCCTCTGAATATTTAAGCTTTGCTTTGGCGAGAACCCCCATTGAATTGGTTTATAGCAAATACGCTAAAGAGCTAGTGATTGCACTGCAAAGTCGATTAGAAGAAGCTCATATGTGGATAGACTTTAATCGTTCACAACAAAATTTAGGTACGCGATACGCACAACGTTGGGCACTGATCCAAAATTGGCTACAAGGGTTATGCTCTTTACCTGATTATGCCGATCTTACGCCTTATATTCCGGGTGCTATCGCTATCATTATTTTAGATAAAGTCGCATCAGCCCGTTATAGTGAAGCCGATTTATACTTTACAGTAACGGGACTATTAGGCTCTCATCCAACGATTGAAAATCAAGCGTTATCACTCAGTTTAGATGATTATTTCAGTCGAATGCGTGGGCAGAGAAAGAACTTTATTCCTGCATTTCGACAGTACCTCACCTTGCGTCAGAAAATAGTCAGTGATGAACGTGAGCGCTTAAAACTACATGAATTTAAAGCCAAACCGTTAAGCTCTTTTGTCCGAAACAAGCTGATTAATGATGTTTATTTACCGATTATTGGCGACAATATGGCAAAACAAATTGGTGCTTTAGGAGAAGGTAAGCGCACCGATTTAATGGGATTATTATTAATGATCTCCCCTCCGGGTTACGGCAAAACCACATTGATGGAGTATGCGGCCGCACGTTTAGGTCTTATTTTTATGAAGATCAATGGTCCTGCGTTAGGACATAACGTGCTATCGCTCGATCCGGAGCAAGCGCCCAACGCAACAGCGAGACAAGAGCTTGAGAAACTCAACTTAGCACTAGAAATGGGTAATAACGTTATGCTGTATGTGGATGATATTCAGCATACTCACCCTGAATTCTTACAAAAATTTATCTCACTGTGTGATGGAACAAGACGTATTGAAGGGGTATGGAAAGGAAAAACCAAAACCTATGATATGCGTGGCAAAAAATTCTGTGTCGTAATGGCAGGAAACCCTTATACCGAATCAGGCGAAGTCTTCCGTATTCCTGATATGCTAGCTAACCGTGCTGATATTTATAACTTAGGTGAAGTATTAGGTGGTATGGATGAAGCCTTTGCGCTCAGTTATATCGAAAACAGCCTAACATCTAATGCGGTATTAGCACCACTGGCTCTGCGTGATCTTAACGATCTCTATGTTTTAGTGGATAAAGCAATGGGGAGATCCGTTTCTACCAACACATTAAGTTACCCATATTCAGATGCTGAAATTAACGAAATAGTGATGGTACTTAAGCACTTAATTACCTTACGAAACGTTATCTTAAAAGTGAATCAGCAATATATTGCCAGCGCAGCGCAATCAGATAAATATCGCACAGAGCCAGCATTCCGTTTGCAAGGTAGTTACCGCAATATGAATAAATTAAGTGAGAAAGTATCTGCGGTAATGAATGATGAAGAAATTGAACGCTTGCTAGACGATCACTATCTTGGTGAAGCACAACTGCTAACAACGGGTGCTGAGGAGAATTTATTAAAACTCGCAGAATTACGTGGAAAATTAACCGCAAAAGACACCATTCGTTGGGCACAAATCAAGAAAGACTTTATGCGTAATAAAGCATTAGGTGGTGATAACGCCGATATTGGTGACCGTGTAGTATCACAGTTAGCCAATTTGGTGGAAAGTGTGCAAGGTCTACGTTAA